In Thermodesulfobacteriota bacterium, the genomic window TCCACGGATCCCCGGCCTGGTCGCCGATGGCCGCGGCGTCGACCGAGCCTAAACCGGGCAGTCCGCTTTCATCGCCACCTAGCGGCGTCCAGGAGCCTCCACCGTCCCAGGTCTCGAAGAGCCCAAACCACTGCTGGGCACCCGCCAGGAGGCGGCCCCCCACGGCCGAAGACGCCGCCAGCTGTCGCAGTTGCACCCCTTGGAAGGCGTTGAACGTGGTGTACCGGCCCAGCAGATCACCCGTGTTGACGACGCTGCCAACATCCCTGTGCGTGACCAGCATTCGGCCGGCCTCAGGTGCGGCGACATCCACGAGCTCAGCGAAGAGCCCGACAGCACTCCCTGGACTCACCGAAGTGCCAACGGGGGCACGATAGCGCAATCTGCCGACTTGATCCGCGACGATATCGATGAACGTACCCGCAGACGAGTTCAACTCAAGCCTTGCCAACAGATCTCCCACGCCAAAAACAGACCCAACAGAAACGAACCACTGGCGGACGGTGGCTGATTGAGAACCATGAAGTTGAATTTCAAACAATTCCTTGAACGATCCCAGCATCTCTCCCGCAATCCCGAAACTGCCGGCAGGAAGATATATTTCCAAGAGGATACCGGGGTTCGGGGAAGGAACTGGAACGAGGCCGTCCACCGTCTGCATTTCCACGAGCGTCTCGCCCGCCAAGAAGATGTCACCGGGCGCCTTCCGCCACGCACCGACGGTCCCGCTTGCCGGAGCCGCCAGCGAGAGAGGAACCTCCAGCTCGATGCGAGCCAGAGCCTCGTCCGCCGAAAACCATTGGCCGGGAGGCTTCACCCACTGTGCAAAACGCGCCGTATCGACGGGCAACGCGTCGGGACAGGGGATCGGCAGCGGGGCAAGCCAGCCACCCCCCTGCGCCGGATCCACGGCGAAATTCCACGTCTGGCCTTGGTCGAAGCTCCGCAGCACCAGGCCATCATTCCCCTGTTTGCCCGCCACGACGACCCCCGGGGGGCTGCCGTCGTCCCGCGCCACGGCCCAGCCGATGGTCGGCGGGACCTCCGGGGCCGCCGTCCAGGTGGCTCCGGCATCGGAGGTGGCGTAGACGCCGGCTTGGGTGCCGGCGATGGCCCGCTGCGGGTTCTCGGGCGAGAACTCCAGGCCCGTGATGCCCCGCTTGGCCTGGGTGCCCAGGCCGAAGTTGCGGTCTTCCCAGCTCAGTCCCCCGTCGCGGGTGCGGTAGAGGCCCCACCCGTCCACGCCGAGCCAGAGGTCCGCCCCTTGGTAGCGCACCAGGAGCGTCGACGCGGCGGGGAACATACTGCCTGGGGGGTCCCCTGGCCTGGCCGCAAACCGCAGCCACTGGGCTGTCTGGGGCTCCCAGCGGTAGGCGCCGCCGTTACCCGAACCGAACGCCCCGCCCGCGACGGCAAGCCCCGCCGAGCCCGGAGCGAAGGCCACGTCGCGGGCCGTGTACGCCGCGAGCCCTCTGGAGGAGTGGGCGAAGCCGCCGGCGCGGCCCGTGCGCCGGAAGAGCCCGGCCTTGGCCTCCAGGAGCCACTCGGCGGCGGGCGAGACGAAGATCCCCTGAAGCTCCATGCCGAGCTCCGGCAGAGGCAGCGCGGTGCGCGTGCCCGCAAGGGGAAGCTCGTAGAGCGCAGTAGCGGCACCTGCCAGAGGGTCGTTCAGGCGGTAGAGCAGACGCGAGGGGTCCAGGGGATCCCAGCCCACCGCGTCCACCTCGTAGAACTCGGGGTTTCCGGTTCCAGCGAAGTGGCGCTCCGTCCAGGTGGAGCCTCCGTCCTGGCTCACCCACAGCCCCACTCCGCCCTGGGCTGCAGCGATTACCGAGCCGTCCCCTCCCGGCAGAGCGAAGTCGACGATCTCGGCGCTGGGGCTGCCGGGAAAAGCGGGGAGTGCCGCGGGATTGCCCACGAAGTTGTACCGAAAGATCCGTCCGCTCCGATTCGAAAAGTAGAGAAAGGCCCCATCCCGCGTAAAACGCAGGCGCGACACGGCATAGGACGCGTCGGCCCCCCCAACCCGGGTCCAGGTGGCGCCGCCGTCGCGCGATTCGAGGAGGATGTCGGTGCTCGTGTTGAAGGTCGCCGCGAAGAGGTGCTGGGGATCGTCGGGGCTCACCGCTACCCGCCCAAACCTCTCCTGCGAGAGGGTGGCGCTCGCGGGTACCCGGCTCCAGGTTGCGCCGCCGTCGTTCGAGAGGTGGACACCCCGGGTGGCGGTGGAGGCGATCAGCCGCCCGGGAACTGCCGGGCTGGCGCAGATGTCGGTCACGTCGAGGGACTGGAGCCCTTCGTTGCGGCGCTCCCAGGTGAGCCCGCCGTCGGCGCTGGCGTACACGCCGCCCCCGGTGGCCGCGTAGAGTGTGCTCCACAGGGGGTCCGAAAGCTCGGCGGGATCTGCGGGGGAAACCAGTGCCCGCGCCCACCCGCCCCAGGGCCCCCCTACCCCCGGCGGGTAGGGCTCCCAGCGCTCGGTGGAAGCGAGGGTGGCGGAGCCTAGGGAGAGGGAGCCGAAAACAGCGCAGGACACGAGAACGAGCCACGTCCGGAACCAGCGTCTTCGGGTACCCAACGAGGGCGCCACGGTCATGAGGCGGTCTCCGGTATCGCTCGGCCCCCGAAGAACTCTTCCAGGAAGGGCGCCCATGATACGGCGGTGCCCCCTCTCGGTTCAACACAGAAGGGCCTTCTGGATTGGGTCGCCGACAAGGGTCGCCAAGGGAAATGACGGGTGGGAGGCGAGATGCTATAGTGCCCGACAGCCCCTTCACTTCCCCGGGGAGAGACGCCGGAGACACCAGCCATGCTCCACACCTACACGGGCAGATACACGAAAATCCCCTCCGGCTACCTCGGACAGGTGGTCGAGTGGCCGGAGGTCATTACGGAAGGCAGGAACCTTGAGGAATGCCGCGAGCTCTTGAGGGACGCGCTTCGGCAGATGGTCCTTGCCTACCGCCAACTCGACAAGGAACTGCCCCCGGCGGGCGCCTTGCTCGAGCAAATCCCCACTGAAGTGGACGATGTCCGTCAAACGGCGTGAGCTGGTTCGCTACCTGGAAGCCAACGGGTTCCGTCTGCTCCGCGAAGGCGGCAAGCACTCCGTCTACACCGACGGAATCCGAACCCTGCCGGTCAAACGGCACAACACCCTCGACCGCATCACAGCAAACGAGCTCTGAAAACAGGCGGGACTCCCGCCTCTCTTCTGACGCTGCCAAGTACGAGGCGGCCCCTCTTTGCTCTGCCTACTCTTACGTTCTTCCCGTACGTTCCTTCTTTGCGAGCTTTGCGCCTTTGCGTGAGGCGAGCTCCACCGCGCCATAAAGAAACTCGGCTGACCTTGACAGCTCCGGGAGAGGCGTAGGGCGGGGCTTGCCCCGCCAAACCGGCGGGCGAACCCCGCTACGCGGGAACCGCCCGCCCTACCGTTTCATCCCTCGAGGTGACCGAAGGTCATGGGCAACTCAGTGGCACGCCTCGCACAGGGCATTGGTGTGGTCGCGCAGGCGCAGCAGGGCGTCGCCCGTGGGGCGGGCGACCTGCTCCTGGTTGAGCTGCTCTTCGCTTCCCACCTCCACGAGGTACCCGTAGTGGGGGTTGTGGCAGGTGGAGCAGGTGACGACGTGCTCGTGGACCACGGGTTGGCCCGCGGCATCGAGCTCGGTCACCGTGGTCAACGGCAGCACCACCTCGAGCCTCTTTGCGCCATCGGGCAACGCGGTCAGCACCAGGGAGTCGGGGTAGGTCGCCCAGG contains:
- a CDS encoding chitobiase/beta-hexosaminidase C-terminal domain-containing protein, producing the protein MTVAPSLGTRRRWFRTWLVLVSCAVFGSLSLGSATLASTERWEPYPPGVGGPWGGWARALVSPADPAELSDPLWSTLYAATGGGVYASADGGLTWERRNEGLQSLDVTDICASPAVPGRLIASTATRGVHLSNDGGATWSRVPASATLSQERFGRVAVSPDDPQHLFAATFNTSTDILLESRDGGATWTRVGGADASYAVSRLRFTRDGAFLYFSNRSGRIFRYNFVGNPAALPAFPGSPSAEIVDFALPGGDGSVIAAAQGGVGLWVSQDGGSTWTERHFAGTGNPEFYEVDAVGWDPLDPSRLLYRLNDPLAGAATALYELPLAGTRTALPLPELGMELQGIFVSPAAEWLLEAKAGLFRRTGRAGGFAHSSRGLAAYTARDVAFAPGSAGLAVAGGAFGSGNGGAYRWEPQTAQWLRFAARPGDPPGSMFPAASTLLVRYQGADLWLGVDGWGLYRTRDGGLSWEDRNFGLGTQAKRGITGLEFSPENPQRAIAGTQAGVYATSDAGATWTAAPEVPPTIGWAVARDDGSPPGVVVAGKQGNDGLVLRSFDQGQTWNFAVDPAQGGGWLAPLPIPCPDALPVDTARFAQWVKPPGQWFSADEALARIELEVPLSLAAPASGTVGAWRKAPGDIFLAGETLVEMQTVDGLVPVPSPNPGILLEIYLPAGSFGIAGEMLGSFKELFEIQLHGSQSATVRQWFVSVGSVFGVGDLLARLELNSSAGTFIDIVADQVGRLRYRAPVGTSVSPGSAVGLFAELVDVAAPEAGRMLVTHRDVGSVVNTGDLLGRYTTFNAFQGVQLRQLAASSAVGGRLLAGAQQWFGLFETWDGGGSWTPLGGDESGLPGLGSVDAAAIGDQAGDPWMAAVVNRSVYLSLDGGASWAQRDQGLAVPGNGMSLIYALRFQPGAPRLVAAVDGRGLWYLDLFPRAELSGVPASFTPSRTATVWVGGDEIEAYRWSLDGSAYSSDEAPVSEAVTLSGLADGVHRLAVVGRNGAGAWQPFETATLAEWRVDTVPPTGSVTIEAGAAVTGSVLVTLSLVAADGTGSGVTHLRVANGATPTGVWEVYQATRSWVLPPGDGPKTVFAQFQDAAGNVSAVASEDILLDTVPPTGAVQINAGAVLTSATAVTLGLLASDGSGGSGVVQMRVANGASPASAAWSPYASGLPWTLPAGDGVKAVSAQFRDAAGNESAVVSASIVLDGTPPSVTASPAGGAYTGPQAVVLTANEPATIHYTLDGSVPTTSSPSGASPVTVTVSQSATLRYFGVDAAGNAGLVASQAYEIQAAPGDTTPPVVTASPAAGTYTAPQSVVLTADEPATIYYTLDGTAPSLSSPSGPSPVTVTVSQSATLRYFGVDAAGNAGDVASQAYVIQTLPPPDATPPQVTVANPGGQYAGQVTVTLSVNEAASIYYTLDGTEPTPQSTRYVGPIVIAESAVLKYLAVDTAGNASPVTTQTYTITPAGGGGGGGGGGGGGGCFLSALGK
- a CDS encoding type II toxin-antitoxin system HicB family antitoxin encodes the protein MLHTYTGRYTKIPSGYLGQVVEWPEVITEGRNLEECRELLRDALRQMVLAYRQLDKELPPAGALLEQIPTEVDDVRQTA
- a CDS encoding type II toxin-antitoxin system HicA family toxin — protein: MSVKRRELVRYLEANGFRLLREGGKHSVYTDGIRTLPVKRHNTLDRITANEL